From one Cyprinus carpio isolate SPL01 chromosome B3, ASM1834038v1, whole genome shotgun sequence genomic stretch:
- the LOC109061123 gene encoding apoptosis regulator BAX-like, with translation MLNDSTLQPTQEVFMKVAREIFSDGKFNWGRVVALFYFACRLVIKAIITKIPDIIRTIINWTMSYIQEHVITWIREQGGWEGIRSYFGTPTWQTIGVFLAGVLTTVVVIRKM, from the exons ATGTTAAATGACTCCACTCTTCAACCAACTCAAGAAGTCTTCATGAAAGTGGCCCGCGAGATCTTCTCTGATGGGAAGTTCAACTGGGGCAGAGTGGTGGCGCTTTTCTACTTTGCGTGTCGGCTTGTCATCAAG GCTATTATAACCAAGATTCCTGACATCATAAGAACCATCATAAACTGGACTATGTCCTACATTCAGGAACACGTTATTACCTGGATCAGGGAACAGGGTGGATGG GAGGGAATCCGCTCCTATTTCGGAACCCCAACATGGCAGACTATTGGCGTTTTCCTGGCCGGGGTGCTCACCACGGTTGTGGTGATCCGCAAAATGTGA
- the rps11 gene encoding 40S ribosomal protein S11, translated as MADIQNERAYQKQPTIFQNKKRVLAVEGSGKEKLPRYHRNVGLGFKTPREAIAGTYIDKKCPFTGNVSIRGHVFCPVWVTKMKMQKTIVIRRDYLHYIRKYNRFEKRHKNMSVHLSPCFRDVTVGDIVTVGECRPLSKTVRFNVLKVTKAAGAKKQFQKF; from the exons ATGGCGGACATACAG AACGAGAGGGCTTATCAGAAGCAGCCCACCATCTTCCAGAACAAGAAGCGGGTTCTCGCTGTTGAAGGAAGTGGCAAGGAGAAGCTCCCACGTTATCACCGAAACGTTGGCTTGGGCTTCAAAACCCCCAGAGAG GCTATTGCTGGCACTTACATTGATAAGAAATGCCCCTTCACTGGAAACGTGTCCATCAGAGGCCACGTATTCTGTCCG GTGTGGGTGACCAAGATGAAGATGCAGAAGACCATCGTCATCAGGCGGGACTACTTGCATTACATCCGCAAGTACAACCGTTTTGAGAAGAGGCATAAGAACATGTCTGTCCACCTCTCCCCATGCTTCAG GGACGTGACCGTGGGTGACATCGTTACAGTTGGAGAATGCCGACCCCTCAGCAAGACAGTGAGGTTCAACGTCCTGAAGGTCACCAAGGCGGCTGGAGCCAAGAAGCAGTTCCAGAAGTTCTAG